The window ATAACGCTTCTGCCGTACTCATCATACTTTAAAACTACGTTTATAAATTTCTTGTTACCTTCTTCGATAACGTTGTAGCTCTCTACATAGCCTTTTGCTGCAAGGATAGAAAGAGTAGCCTCAACAACCTTAGAATGAAGCAATTTCGCAGTTTCAAGCTTTCTCATACTTGCATTTCTAATGCGTGTTAATCCATCTGATATTAAATCGTTTAACATTTCTCTTCCTTACCAACTTGCTTTTTTAAGACCAGGTATCAGGCCTTCGTTAGCCATTTTTCTTAGGCAAACACGGCAAATTCCAAAATCTTTATAAACAGAGTGCGGACGACCGCAGATTTGGCATCTTGTATAGCCGCGAACCGCAAATTTTGGCTTGCGTGCAGCTTTTGCTATCATTGATTTCTTTGCCATTTTACTTTCCTTTTGCAAACGGCACACCAAATAGCTCTAGCAATTTGAATGCCTCTTTATCATTTTTAGCCGTAGTAGCAATCGTAATATTCATACCATGAGTTCGTAAAATTTTATCATACTCAACCTCTGGAAACATTAGCTGCTCACTAAGACCGAAGTTATAGTTTCCACGTCCATCAAAACCATTTTTTGGAAGACCACGGAAGTCTTTAACTCTTGGGAGAGCAACGCTGATTAGCTTATCTAAGAAAGCATACATTTGCTCTTTTCTCAGAGTTACTTTGATACCAACAGGAAAGCCCTCGCGAACTTTAAAGCCAGCAACTGATTTTTTAGCATCAGTGATAACCGCTTTTTGTCCAGCGATAAGTGAAATGGTATCAGCCATATTTTGAAGCACTTTCTGATCTTTCGCAGAGTCTCCAGCGCCTACACTGATCACGATTTTCTCAAGCGCAGGGATAAGCATTGGATTTTTGATGTCAAATTCTTTTACGAGAGCTGGCTTGATAGTTTCGTTAAATTTATCTTTTAATCTACTCATATCTCTTATCCTTCAACTTTCGCGACGTTTGATATATCAATTGGCATCTCTTTATTTACGTGACCACCATTTGGAGTTTTTTCGCTTGGTTTGATAGCTTTTTTAGCTATTTTGCATCCCTCAACTATAACCTGACCTTTTTTTGCAAGAACTGCTAAAATTTTACCAGTTTTGCCTTTATCGTCACCAGCGATGATCTTAACAGTATCGCCTTTTTTGACTTTAAATTTTACATTAGCCATTATAAAACCTCCGGAGCTAGCGAAACAATCTTCATAAAGTTAGCATATCTAACTTCACGTCCAACTGGTCCAAAAATACGAGTGCCGACTGGCTCTTTTTTGCTATCAAGTATAACAGCTGCGTTCTCGTCGAAGCGGATTAGCGAACCATTATCTCTTTGAACCTCTCTTTTAGTTCTTACAACAACAGCTTTTACAACCTGTCCTTTTTTGATCTTACCATTTGGAAGAGCTTTTTTAACAGAGCAAACTATGATATCGCCAAGTGTAGCGTATCTTCTTTTGCTGCCGCCAAGAACTTTTATACACATTAACTCTTTTGCACCGCTGTTATCAGCAACTGCAAGTCTTGTAAAACTTTGAATCATTACTCAACTCCCTTTGCCAATACAGCTTTTAAGCGAAAATTCTTGCGAGCTGAAAGTGGTCTGCACTCAACTGCAACAACTGTATCGCCTGCTCTTGTCTCATTTTTCTCATCATGAACTAAATACTTCTTAAAGCGTTTTACAAATTTATGGTATCTTGGGTGCATAACGCGTCTTTCTACCAAAATAGTAGCTGTTTTATCTCCAGCTTTTTGTAAAACAACACCTTGAATTTCTCTTTTTAATGCCATTTTACGCCCCTTGTCTTGTTGCACTAATTGCAGTGTTGATCTGAGCTATCTCTTTGCGAACAGCACTAATCTCATTAGGGTTGCTTAACTGCATAGTTTTTAGCTTTTGTCTTAAAGTAAATAAAAGCACCTTTTTCTCTTTTAGCAACGCGTTTAATTCTGCAACGCTCTTATCTTTTAACTCAGTATATTTCATTTTCACTCTCTCGCGTTACAAATTTTGATTTGAAAGGAAGTTTGTGTAAAGCCAAAGTTAGAGCTTCACGAGCCAACTCTTCGCTAACACCAGCCATTTCAAATATTATACGACCAGGTTTGATATTCATAACCCACTCTTCAACTCCAGCCTTACCTTTACCCATACGAGTTTGTAGAGGTTTTTTAGTAAGTGGCTTATCAGGGAAAACCCTAATCCAAATTTTAGCCTGTCTTTTTACGTGACGAGTTAGAGCTTGACGAGCAGCTTCTATTTGGCGAGAATTTATTCTACCAGCCTCAACAGCTTTAAGTGCAAATTCGCCAGTTGCTAAAGATGCTCCACGAGTCGCATAACCACGGTTGCGACCTTTCATTTGCTTACGAAATTTAGTTCTTTTAGGCATCAACATAATTATTTACCTCTTCTTGCTCTACGTGTTTTCTTAGGCGCCTCTTCTTCAGTTTTCTCAGGTTGAACACCTTTTTGAAGAACCTCACCTTTAAAAATCCATACTTTAATACCTATGTTTCCATAAGTTGTATGAGCCTCAGCTACACCGTAATCGATCTTTGCTCTAAGAGTATGAAGCGGAACGCGACCTTCTAGATACCACTCGGTTCTTGCCATCTCAGCGCCACCTAAACGACCAGCAACTGAAATTTTGATACCTTTAGCGCCTGATTTTTGAGCACCTTGGATAACTTTTTTCATAGCACGTCTAAATGCGACACGCTTTTCAAGTTGCATAGCTACGTTTTCAGCAGCAAGTTGAGCTGAAGCTTGAGCTTTTCTTTCTTCTTTGATATTTACATTTACTTCTTTACCGATAAGTTTACTAACTTCGTTCTTTAGGTTTTCAACATCTTGACCTTTTTTGCCAATGATGATACCAGGACGAGCTGCAACTACGGTTACACGAAGTTTTTTAGCCGTTCTTTCGATTAGAATTTGGCTAATTCCTGCATAGTAAAGTTTTTTCTTTAAAAATGCACGAATTTTGTAATCTTCACCGATATTTTCAGGAAGACTTTGTTTGGTTGGAAACCATCTAGATTCCCAGTTGCGGTTAATTCCTAGTCTAAGACCTATTGGATTTACTTTTTGTCCCATATTATGCTTCCTTCTTTTCAGGTTTAGATACTTCTACCATTACATGAGAAGTAGGTTTGCGAATTTTGCTCGCTGTTCCTCTTGCTCTTGGTCTAAATCTCTTTAATACAGGACCAGCGTCAACGCGGCAACTAGTTACTACAACCTCTTCTGGCTCAAATCCACCATTTGCTACTGCTGAGCTAATAGCGTTTGCTATAAATTTAGCACCACGATTTGGCATAAATTGCAAGCTTGCAAGCGCTAGCTCGGCATTCATGCCTTGAACTTCTCTTGCTATAAGTCTTGCTTTTGTAGGAGAAAGTCTTACGAATTTTATAATTGCTTTACTCATATTATCTCCCCTTACTTGCCGATTTTCTTTTGCACTGAGCCTTTGTGACCCTTAAATGTGCGTGTTGGAGCAAATTCGCCAAGTTTATAGCCTATATGATTTTCTGTAACATATACAGGAATAAAGCTCTTGCCATTATGAACGTTAAATGTTAGTCCAATCATTTCAGGTACAATCGTGCTACGTCTTGACCAAGTCTTGATTGGTTTGTTATCGTTTGCATTTTTTGCGGCAATAACTTTTTTCATTACATGATCATCTACGAAAGGACCTTTTTTGAGTGATCTTGCCATCTCTATTTTCCTTTCCTTCTTGAAATTATAAGCTTATCGCTAGCTTTTTTACGGCGAGTCTTAGCACCTTTGGTTGGTTTACCCCATGGAGTAACTGGGTGACGGCCTGAATTTTTCTTACCTTCACCACCACCGTGTGGGTGATCAACTGGGTTCATAGCAGAACCACGTGTTTGTGGGCGGATACCGCGGTAGCGATTACGTCCGGCTTTACCTATAGTGATGTTAGCCCAGTCTTCGTTGCCAACTACACCGATACTTGCCATACACTCAGCTAGTACCTGTCTCATCTCGCCACTTGGCATTCTTAAGATAACGTACTTCTCTTCTTTACCCATTAGCTGAGCATAACCGCCAGCTGAACGAGCTATCTGAGCGCCTTTACCAGGTTTTAGCTCAACGTTATGAACGATAGTACCAACTGGGATAAATCTTAATTTCATAGCGTTGCCTGGTTTAATATCTAGTGAGCCCTCATCGATAGATGCGATAATGTCGCCAACATTTAGGCCATTTGGTCTAATGATATAGCGCTTTTCACCATCTTTATAAGCTATAAGAGCGATACGGCAGTTTCTGTTTGGATCGTACTCGATCGCTTCAACTTTACCTTCTATACCAAATTTGCGACGTTTAAAGTCGATGATACGATAAAGTTTTTTTGCACCTGCTTCTTTATGTCTTGAAGTTATACGACCATTGTTGTTTCTACCGCCAGATGCAGGTAGTTTAACAAGCAAGCTTCTAACGCTTGGTTTAGCTGTTATATCTTCAGAGCTTAGTCCAGTCATATATCTACGACTAGGTGTATATGGTTTATATGATTTTATAGCCATCTTACGCCTCCGTATTTTCTAGCTTACGCCTTCAGGTAACTTAACGTAGAATTTCTTTATCTCGTCACGTTGGCCTGCTCTTCCTCTAAAACGCTTAACCTTGCCGCTAATTCTAAGTGAATTTACGCGAACAGGCGTTACTCCAAAATACTCTTGTAAAACCGCTTTTAAGCTGTTTTTTGTAACTCTTGGTGAAGTTTGGATAACAACAACGCCTTGTTCTTGAAGGCCTAGAGTTTTTTCTGTATAAATAATTGTTTTGATATCAGTTATATCCGCCATTTTAGCCCTCTTTTGTTATAGTTTTTAGTGCAGCTTTTTCAATAATAACCGAACTAAATGTAGAGACAAGATAAGCATTTACCTCATTTGCATCTACTAAATAGCAGTTTGCTAAATTTCTAAAAGCAAGTAGTGTTTTATCGTCTAGTAAATCTTTAACGATAAGCGTATCTTTTACTTTTAAATTTTTGATGATATTAGCTGCATCTTTTGCCTTTCCAGACTCGATTGAGATGCTATCTACTGCGAAAATTTTACCATCTTGTGCTTTTACTGCCAAAGCGTACTCAAGAGCTAGTCTTTTTTGTTTTTTATTGACTTTTTGAAAATAGTTTTTCTCGTTTGTTGGACCAAATGCAACTGCACCGCCTACCCAAACGTTAGTTCTAGTTGAACCCGCTCTTGCACCACCACGTCCTTTTTGTCTCCATGGTTTTTTACCACCACCGCTTACAAAAGCACGGCTTTTAGTATGAGCCGTATTTGCTCTTATACCAGCAAGGTAAGATTTTACATAAAGATATAGGTTGTGCGGATTTACTTCAGCGTAGCTTGCAGGAAGCTCTAACTCGCCTGAATTTTCAAATTTATCGTTTAATACGTGAATTTTACTCATTTTACAATCCTTATTTTACCCATTGCACCATTGTGACCAGGAACGCAACCTTTTACAACTACGATGCCATTTTGAGCGTCAAAGCTTATTAGCTCGTTTTTAACAGTAACTTTCTCATTGCCCATGTGTCCTGCCATTTTCATACCTGGTTGAACACGACCTGGCCATTCGCAGTTACCGATTGAACCGTGGCGTCTGTGGAAACGTGAGCCGTGGCTTTTTGGACCACCACCGAAACCATGTCTTTTTACCACACCTTGGTAGCCTCTACCTTTTGAGTTAAAGCTAACTTTTAAAATTTTAGCCTCATTTAATGGTGTAAAGTCTAGGTTTCCAACTTCGCTATTAGCTACTTCAAGCGTAGCAAATTTGTTAAATTCTGCTGTCAGATTGTATTTCTTTTGCTGACCAGCGATAGCTTTGTTGTTTGCTTTAGTGTGGGCATACGCTACGATAGCACGTTTGTTTTCGTCGATCTCACATACTTTAGCCTCAACTAGCTTAAGTAGTGTAACTGGCGTACTCTTCGTGGCAATCGTTCTACTCATGCCTATTTTTTCTACAATATATTCCATACTCTTATCCTTTTGTCCGCTTATTTCATCGCACGAACTTCGACATTAACTTCTGGAGCTAGGTCGAGTTTTGTTAGGCTATCTACAGTTTCTGGAGTAGCAGCTACGATGTCAAGCATACGAGCGTGTATTCTCATCTCAAACTGCTCACGTGAGTCTTTGTTGATGTGTGGAGATTTTAAGACTGTATAGCGTTTGATCTTTGTAGGCATTGGTACCGGGCCACGAACGTCGGCACCTGTTCGTTTGACAGCTTCTACGATTGCTGCAACAGTGCGGTCTAGAACTCTATGGTCGTAAGCTTTTAGCTTTAACCTGATTCTTTCCATGTGTTTTCCTTTAAAAAGAACTTGTCGCAAACTCGCGACCTCTTTACATCAAAATAACCCGCATAGGATCAAGCGATCGTACGAGCAAAGACGCTTGTCTTTTCGTAAAGAGAACGCGATTTTACAAAAAAGCTATTATAGTTGTCAAGAAAAACGCTATTTTTTGATGAATTTTGATTAATTATTTCCTTTTAATAAGGAAGATATAAAATTTAAAAAGATAAAATTCCAAGAAATTAAAATTTTAAAGAGAAAAGATGCCGATCTTTAATACAAAATTCTTATTAACTCAAGAACAAAATGAGGAAAAGCTTAAGAAGCGTTATTTAAATTTACAAATATATCAAGCAAAAGCTAGTGACATTAAGAGCTTCAAAGAAGAGAAATTTCAAACACAGTTTCTAAAAGATATCTTTGAAAACTGCCTTAGCTACACTTTGGACACTACTAATCCTACAACTTTTAACCTTGAGCGCGAGAAAAAGAACGAAACTGACGGCAAAAAAGCAGATGGGGCGATACTGATAAATGGCGAAGTTAGATGCGTGATCGAGCTAAAAGATCAGACTACACAGCATCTTGATAAAACTCCGTCCAACCGCGAGCTTAGCCCAGTAGATCAAGCCTTTCGCTATTTTATCTCGCATGAAAATGCCAAATATGTCGTTGTTTCAAATTTTAATGAACTGCGTTTTTACATCGGCAATAAAACAACATTTGAAAAATTTGACCTTTTTACAGCAAGCTTTGACGAGTTTAAAAGACTTCATTTACTGCTTAGCTTTGAGAGCATTAGCACGGATCTGCCGCTAAAGCTAAAAGAAAAATTTGCCACTCACGAGCGTGAAATTTCAAATAAATTTTATAAAGACTTTAGCGCATTTAGGCTCACTCTTTTTAAAAATATTTGCAAAAACAATACTAGCATTGATAAAAATAGGCTTTTAAGCCTAACTCAAAAACTATGTGATAGGTTTGTCTTTATACTATTTGCCGAAGACCGCGGACTACTAAGACTTCGCACGATAGCCGAGATAAAAGATAAATTTCAAAACCAAGTTACTGAGCTTAGTTTTTATGACTTTTACAAAATTTACTTTAAAGCCATTGATGAAGGCAGTGAACGTCTTGATATCAAACGCTACAATGGCGGACTTTTTGCCGCAGACACTGAGCTTGATGGGCTAAAGATAGACGATAGCGTACTTGAAGCACAGTTTTTAAGCGACTATGACTTTTTAAGCGACATCGGTGTAAATATCCTAGGACATATCTTTGAAAGCTCACTAAACGACCTTGAAGAGCTAAATGCACAAATAAATGGCAATGAATTTGATGCCAAACAGAGCAAACGTAAAAAAGATGGCATATTTTATACGCCAGAGTTTATAACAGAATTTATAGTTGAAAATTCGCTTGGTGCGCTTTGTAAAACTAAAAAAGATGAGCTAGGGTTTGATCTAAATGAGCTACTAGCACCCAAAAATCCCAAAAAATTAACCAAAGCAGAAAGTGAGATCAAAGACAAAATTTATGCTTACCGCGAGTGGCTTTTATCCCTTAAGATACTTGATCCAGCTTGTGGCTCTGGTGCGTTTTTAAACCAAGCTTTAGAATTTCTCATTAGCGAGCATGGCGCATTAGACACTTACCGCAAAGTATATGAGGGCGAGGGCTTGGGACTTTACGATATAGAAAGCACGATTTTAGAAAACAATCTTTACGGCGTAGATATAAATGCCGATGCAGTCGAGATCGCCAGGCTATCTCTTTGGCTCCGCACAGCTGCAAAAGGACGAGTTTTAACAGATCTTAGTAAAAATTTAGTAGCAGCAAACTCGCTTTTAGAATTTCCTTTTGACTTTAAATTTGATGTCGTTATCGGCAATCCTCCCTATGTTAGACAAGAGGCGATAAAAGAGCAAAAGCCAGCTCTACAAAAATATAAAGTTTATAGCGGCACGGCTGATTTGTTTGTCTATTTTTATGAGCTCGGCATTACACACCTGAAAGAAAATGGGCTTTTAGGTTTTATATGTTCAAATAAATTTTTCCGTGCCAGTTATGGTGAAAATTTACGTAAATTTATATTAGAAAATATACAAATAACACATATTATTGATTTTGCTGGGGTTAAAGTTTTTGAAGACGCAAGTGTAGATAGTGCGATTACTATTTTTAAAAAAATAAGAGCCGATGAAAATTCAAAATTTAATTTCCTAGCTTCGAGCACCATAAATTTAAAAACGCAAAAATTTATCCAAATACCACAATCCACACTAAACGAAACAAATTTCACTTTTCTTGATAACAGCAAATTTGAGCTAAAAAGCAAGATCGAAAAAGTTGCAAAGCCATTAAAAGATTGGGGTGTGAATATCAACTATGGTGTCAAAACTGGTCTAAACGAAGCTTTCATTATTAGTAGCGACACTCGTGATAAAATTTTAAGCACTTGTATTGGAGAAGAAAGGGAGCGGACACAAAAGCTCATAAGACCGATTTTGCGAGGTCGAGATATAAAGCGTTATGACTATGAGTGGGCTGATCTATGGCTCATTTGCACTTTTCCAGCATTAAAGATAGATATTGAAAATTTTCCAAGTCTTAAGGGATATTTACAAAATTTCTTGCCTTATATAGCACAAAGTGGCGAAACCATAAATGGTAAAAAATGCCGCAAAAAAACATCAAATAAATGGTTTGAGACGCAAGATAACATCGCTTATTATGAGGAATTCGAAAAAGAGAAAATTTTATGTGCCAGAATGGTGCAAAGTCCAAAATTTGCTTACGATACAAATAATAATATTCCAGACAATACTGCATATTGTATAACTGGCGAAAATTTAAAATTTTTATTAGCCTTTTTAAATTCAACAGGTGTTTATAAAATTTTTAACTTTTTCTATGCTGGAGGCGGACTTGAAGGCGAAATAAAAATAAATCGCTTAGAAATTTTACCTATCCCACAAATCGCGCCACAAAATGAAAATTTAGCAAACGAGATAATAAATTTGGTCGATGAGATTTTAAAAGCCAATGAAAAAATCAAGCTTTACGAGAAGCACATGCCTACTTTAAGCCTTGATGAAAAGCTAGAAGCCAAAGAAAATATCGACGCACTAAACGACAAAATCAAGGCAAGTGACGAAAAAATAGACAAACTTGTTTTTGAGCTTTATGAACTAACAAGCGACGAGATCGCACTTATAACGGGGGGGGGGTTCTGAAGGTATAGCAAAAATTTACATATACATCTTACAAAGGGGAGAAAATGAACCAATTAGAGCTTTATTACAATCAGCCGCTTAAATCAAGTAAATTTATCCCCAGAAAATACGAAATCATCTCGCCAAAAACGCTTATAATAGGCGCCATTTCAAGTGGCAAAACGGCCCTTGTTTATGAGTTTTTGAGCCATTATAAAAGCGAAGAGAGACTTTATGTAAATTTAGACGATCTAAGGATAGACAGAGCCTTACTTTTAGCAAATTTGAAAGAATTTTTAGAAAAAAATACCCAGATAAAGGTGCTCGCAGTTGAAAATTTACAAGCTGCTGACCTTGCAAATTTAGGCTTTTTAAAGGGCGTAACACTTGAAAATATCATCCTTACAAGCAAGGAATTTTCACTCTCACTTGAGGGCTTTGCTCGCATAAATTTAAACTATCTCGATTACGAGGAATTTATACTATTTTTTAAGAAAAATTTGGACCAAGACCTGTTGTTTAGCTACTTTTTGGCTCACGGCAACGAGATAGCAAGTGCCTTTTTAGACTCTAGCGAGGTTATAGCGCACTTGCAGCAGCTCTTAAGAGCAAATTTAA is drawn from Campylobacter concisus and contains these coding sequences:
- a CDS encoding 50S ribosomal protein L14, producing the protein MIQSFTRLAVADNSGAKELMCIKVLGGSKRRYATLGDIIVCSVKKALPNGKIKKGQVVKAVVVRTKREVQRDNGSLIRFDENAAVILDSKKEPVGTRIFGPVGREVRYANFMKIVSLAPEVL
- the rpsN gene encoding 30S ribosomal protein S14 (located in the peptidyl transferase center and involved in assembly of 30S ribosome subunit; similar to what is observed with proteins L31 and L33, some proteins in this family contain CXXC motifs that are involved in zinc binding; if two copies are present in a genome, then the duplicated copy appears to have lost the zinc-binding motif and is instead regulated by zinc; the proteins in this group appear to contain the zinc-binding motif), producing MAKKSMIAKAARKPKFAVRGYTRCQICGRPHSVYKDFGICRVCLRKMANEGLIPGLKKASW
- a CDS encoding 50S ribosomal protein L3; this encodes MEYIVEKIGMSRTIATKSTPVTLLKLVEAKVCEIDENKRAIVAYAHTKANNKAIAGQQKKYNLTAEFNKFATLEVANSEVGNLDFTPLNEAKILKVSFNSKGRGYQGVVKRHGFGGGPKSHGSRFHRRHGSIGNCEWPGRVQPGMKMAGHMGNEKVTVKNELISFDAQNGIVVVKGCVPGHNGAMGKIRIVK
- a CDS encoding 30S ribosomal protein S19, which translates into the protein MARSLKKGPFVDDHVMKKVIAAKNANDNKPIKTWSRRSTIVPEMIGLTFNVHNGKSFIPVYVTENHIGYKLGEFAPTRTFKGHKGSVQKKIGK
- the rplX gene encoding 50S ribosomal protein L24 (assembly initiator protein; binds to 5' end of 23S rRNA and nucleates assembly of the 50S; surrounds polypeptide exit tunnel); the protein is MANVKFKVKKGDTVKIIAGDDKGKTGKILAVLAKKGQVIVEGCKIAKKAIKPSEKTPNGGHVNKEMPIDISNVAKVEG
- a CDS encoding 30S ribosomal protein S10, which gives rise to MERIRLKLKAYDHRVLDRTVAAIVEAVKRTGADVRGPVPMPTKIKRYTVLKSPHINKDSREQFEMRIHARMLDIVAATPETVDSLTKLDLAPEVNVEVRAMK
- a CDS encoding 50S ribosomal protein L2; its protein translation is MAIKSYKPYTPSRRYMTGLSSEDITAKPSVRSLLVKLPASGGRNNNGRITSRHKEAGAKKLYRIIDFKRRKFGIEGKVEAIEYDPNRNCRIALIAYKDGEKRYIIRPNGLNVGDIIASIDEGSLDIKPGNAMKLRFIPVGTIVHNVELKPGKGAQIARSAGGYAQLMGKEEKYVILRMPSGEMRQVLAECMASIGVVGNEDWANITIGKAGRNRYRGIRPQTRGSAMNPVDHPHGGGEGKKNSGRHPVTPWGKPTKGAKTRRKKASDKLIISRRKGK
- a CDS encoding 30S ribosomal protein S3 codes for the protein MGQKVNPIGLRLGINRNWESRWFPTKQSLPENIGEDYKIRAFLKKKLYYAGISQILIERTAKKLRVTVVAARPGIIIGKKGQDVENLKNEVSKLIGKEVNVNIKEERKAQASAQLAAENVAMQLEKRVAFRRAMKKVIQGAQKSGAKGIKISVAGRLGGAEMARTEWYLEGRVPLHTLRAKIDYGVAEAHTTYGNIGIKVWIFKGEVLQKGVQPEKTEEEAPKKTRRARRGK
- a CDS encoding 30S ribosomal protein S8; translation: MLNDLISDGLTRIRNASMRKLETAKLLHSKVVEATLSILAAKGYVESYNVIEEGNKKFINVVLKYDEYGRSVINELKRVSKPGRRVYQGKDDIKRFKNGYGTVIVSTSKGVMSGIEASKAGVGGEVLCTVW
- a CDS encoding 30S ribosomal protein S17, coding for MALKREIQGVVLQKAGDKTATILVERRVMHPRYHKFVKRFKKYLVHDEKNETRAGDTVVAVECRPLSARKNFRLKAVLAKGVE
- a CDS encoding 50S ribosomal protein L4, producing MSKIHVLNDKFENSGELELPASYAEVNPHNLYLYVKSYLAGIRANTAHTKSRAFVSGGGKKPWRQKGRGGARAGSTRTNVWVGGAVAFGPTNEKNYFQKVNKKQKRLALEYALAVKAQDGKIFAVDSISIESGKAKDAANIIKNLKVKDTLIVKDLLDDKTLLAFRNLANCYLVDANEVNAYLVSTFSSVIIEKAALKTITKEG
- a CDS encoding 50S ribosomal protein L22, with amino-acid sequence MSKAIIKFVRLSPTKARLIAREVQGMNAELALASLQFMPNRGAKFIANAISSAVANGGFEPEEVVVTSCRVDAGPVLKRFRPRARGTASKIRKPTSHVMVEVSKPEKKEA
- a CDS encoding AAA family ATPase, with the protein product MNQLELYYNQPLKSSKFIPRKYEIISPKTLIIGAISSGKTALVYEFLSHYKSEERLYVNLDDLRIDRALLLANLKEFLEKNTQIKVLAVENLQAADLANLGFLKGVTLENIILTSKEFSLSLEGFARINLNYLDYEEFILFFKKNLDQDLLFSYFLAHGNEIASAFLDSSEVIAHLQQLLRANLSEQSIAILKECAPKCHDVLSTFGIYKNLKEQMKISKDSVYNTVASLNENGFIELVPNLDESSTSKKLYFTNFALRNALYLKKDFLAVFTNVVFCELLKFKDEIYYTKEIDFFLNKRKIAIICVPFSAPEIIFLKFKKLHASLKELGVSKLQIISVANQAELSFEGIKCEILPFSRWSLGL
- a CDS encoding 50S ribosomal protein L16; this translates as MLMPKRTKFRKQMKGRNRGYATRGASLATGEFALKAVEAGRINSRQIEAARQALTRHVKRQAKIWIRVFPDKPLTKKPLQTRMGKGKAGVEEWVMNIKPGRIIFEMAGVSEELAREALTLALHKLPFKSKFVTRESENEIY
- a CDS encoding 50S ribosomal protein L29, coding for MKYTELKDKSVAELNALLKEKKVLLFTLRQKLKTMQLSNPNEISAVRKEIAQINTAISATRQGA
- a CDS encoding 50S ribosomal protein L5, yielding MSRLKDKFNETIKPALVKEFDIKNPMLIPALEKIVISVGAGDSAKDQKVLQNMADTISLIAGQKAVITDAKKSVAGFKVREGFPVGIKVTLRKEQMYAFLDKLISVALPRVKDFRGLPKNGFDGRGNYNFGLSEQLMFPEVEYDKILRTHGMNITIATTAKNDKEAFKLLELFGVPFAKGK